A region from the Oncorhynchus clarkii lewisi isolate Uvic-CL-2024 chromosome 8, UVic_Ocla_1.0, whole genome shotgun sequence genome encodes:
- the LOC139415132 gene encoding sterile alpha motif domain-containing protein 12-like, producing the protein MSLPKRVSLWTVVDVFDWVKKQYPYQKSVLHVAVFKHDISGRALLRMGEHQLERMGVEVEHLQEVLLDILLLRVQEELENLNDIFSECFSS; encoded by the exons ATGAGCCTCCCCAAAAGGGTCTCCCTCTGGACCGTGGTGGATGTGTTTGACTGGGTCAAGAAGCAGTACCCCTACCAAAAGAGTGTCCTCCACGTGGCCGTCTTCAAGCATGACATATCCG GCCGAGCTCTGCTGAGGATGGGTGAACACCAATTGGAGAGgatgggggtggaggtggagcaTCTTCAGGAGGTCCTACTGGACATCCTTCTCCTCAGGGTCCAGGAGGAACTTGAGAACCTTAACGACATCTTCTCTG AGTGTTTCTCTTCATGA